Sequence from the Candidatus Methylarchaceae archaeon HK02M2 genome:
GTTGTGGCGAGGGAAAAGGAACAAGAGAAGTTATACTCAAATCTTTTTTCTGAGAAGTATCCAAATCTTCATGTAATAGCAGATATGGAAGGAGTTGGACATAGCCCACTCATAGGTCTTGCTACTTCTGCAAGATTTATAAAAAAAGACAGGATCTTAGTCTTACCTTGCGATACACCTTATATAAAAATAGATGTGCTTAAAATGTTAATAGAGAAAGCAATTCATTTTGATGTCGTCACACCTTTATGGCCTGATGGTAAGATAGAGCCTCTCATATCGGTCTATAAGAGAGAGCACATACAACTCTGTTATAAGGCCCTTCTAAACCTTAAGAGATGGAGGCCTAGCGATTTCTTAAGAGGTAGTATAAAATCATATCTGATTAATGTGGAGAATATAAAAATATTTGATCCAGAATTAACCTCTTTTTATAATATAAATTATCTCCAAGATATCGATAATCTTACGAGTACATTACATGATGGATATATAAAAGATAACAAGATACTTTACCCTAATAAAACTGATATAAAACTCATGAGAGAAGTCATAAAGTCTATTTCAGATAGAGATAGAAAACTTGAACTTATCAATGGTCTAATAAATTCTCCTTTTTGGTTCGCTCTCTTTTCAATGACTTTCCAAGAATTGGATGAAAAATGGTCAATAGCAGCAAAAAATTTTGAAACAGAAGCAAATTACTTTATTAAAGAGGAAGTGAAAATGCTAGCTTTACATTCTTTATTGGATGCTTTATTGTGCTGGAAAAGAGTAGGTTCTGCAGAGAATATTAAAAGAGTAGCGACTCAAGTAGAGGAATTAAAGAGTGATTTAAGTATCGATTTTGAAGGAAGATTGAAAGTATTGAAAAACATCGAGATACCTTCAAAAGATTTTATAACAAAAAGAGAATAGATTAAAACTAGAATCTTATAAAACGATGATCGCGATGGATTTGGAAGAGTGGTGGCCATGGTATGATAAAATTGCATCATCCTTTAACCTAAGTAGATTAAAAGATCAAAGAGCCACTGATATTCTAAATGAGTTGCTTCAGGATAAATATATAGAACCTAAAGAGTTAAAGAAACTTATTCA
This genomic interval carries:
- a CDS encoding molybdenum cofactor guanylyltransferase, encoding MCNLVRLEQVSMDVGVAILSGGENKRFQQIGSIRKNKALEVVDNKRMIEWVIEAAYQVSNSVTVVAREKEQEKLYSNLFSEKYPNLHVIADMEGVGHSPLIGLATSARFIKKDRILVLPCDTPYIKIDVLKMLIEKAIHFDVVTPLWPDGKIEPLISVYKREHIQLCYKALLNLKRWRPSDFLRGSIKSYLINVENIKIFDPELTSFYNINYLQDIDNLTSTLHDGYIKDNKILYPNKTDIKLMREVIKSISDRDRKLELINGLINSPFWFALFSMTFQELDEKWSIAAKNFETEANYFIKEEVKMLALHSLLDALLCWKRVGSAENIKRVATQVEELKSDLSIDFEGRLKVLKNIEIPSKDFITKRE